A window from uncultured Fusobacterium sp. encodes these proteins:
- a CDS encoding toxin-antitoxin system YwqK family antitoxin, which produces MTNQHNKDGKKEGLWVKTYDNGRIQEEKNYVNGVREGEYKSYYMNGQVETRKFYKNGNIHGVYETFYSDGKLSSIRHLVDGEIVGLFEEYYPNGKVKKSAEHVNNSTTTKNIKYFPNGQKKVDVNIKNGAMFGPYKEYFSNGVLYIKCNYGENGKLDGEYKEYDAEGKLVKECTYVNGVEQFK; this is translated from the coding sequence ATGACTAATCAGCACAATAAAGATGGAAAAAAAGAAGGACTATGGGTTAAAACATACGACAATGGAAGAATTCAAGAGGAAAAAAATTATGTGAATGGTGTCAGAGAGGGAGAATATAAGTCATATTATATGAATGGACAAGTTGAAACAAGAAAATTCTATAAGAATGGAAATATACATGGAGTTTATGAAACTTTCTATAGCGATGGAAAATTAAGTTCAATTCGTCATTTAGTAGATGGTGAAATAGTAGGTTTATTTGAAGAATACTATCCAAATGGAAAAGTTAAAAAATCAGCTGAACATGTAAATAATTCAACTACAACAAAAAATATTAAATATTTTCCAAATGGACAAAAGAAAGTAGATGTAAATATTAAAAATGGAGCTATGTTTGGACCATATAAAGAGTATTTCTCTAATGGTGTTCTATACATAAAATGTAATTATGGAGAAAATGGAAAACTTGACGGAGAATACAAAGAATATGATGCAGAAGGTAAATTAGTAA
- the galU gene encoding UTP--glucose-1-phosphate uridylyltransferase GalU: MKKVTKAVIPAAGLGTRVLPATKAQPKEMLVIVDKPSLQYIVEELVQSGIKDIVIVTGRNKNSIEDHFDYSYEVESTLKKDGKNELLEKIENISDMANIFYVRQNHPKGLGHAILKAKPFIGDDPFVIALGDDIVYNDEYPVAKQMIDVYEKYGSSIVGCQEVAQKDVSKYGIVKPTQYLDNDTCEIDDFIEKPAVEEAPSRYACLGRYLLDGKIFKYLEEVKPGKGGEIQLTDAILDMMKAGEKVLAYDFKGKRYDIGNKFGLLKANIEFGLRNDETKEELLNYLKNDLKLD; encoded by the coding sequence ATGAAAAAAGTTACTAAGGCAGTAATTCCAGCAGCTGGACTAGGAACTAGAGTTTTACCAGCAACTAAAGCTCAACCTAAAGAGATGTTAGTAATAGTTGATAAACCTTCACTACAATATATTGTAGAAGAACTTGTGCAATCAGGAATAAAAGATATTGTTATTGTAACTGGAAGAAATAAAAACTCAATAGAGGATCATTTTGACTATTCTTATGAAGTTGAAAGTACTTTAAAAAAAGATGGAAAAAATGAACTTCTTGAAAAAATAGAAAATATATCAGATATGGCAAATATCTTCTATGTTAGACAAAATCATCCAAAAGGATTGGGACATGCAATTTTAAAAGCAAAACCTTTCATTGGAGATGATCCTTTTGTAATAGCTCTTGGAGATGATATTGTTTATAATGATGAGTATCCTGTGGCAAAGCAAATGATAGATGTATATGAAAAATATGGATCTAGCATAGTTGGATGTCAAGAAGTAGCTCAAAAAGATGTTTCAAAATATGGAATTGTAAAACCTACTCAATATCTTGATAATGATACTTGTGAAATAGATGATTTCATAGAAAAACCAGCAGTTGAAGAAGCTCCTTCAAGATATGCTTGTCTTGGAAGATACCTTCTTGATGGGAAGATATTTAAATATCTTGAAGAGGTAAAACCTGGAAAAGGTGGAGAGATTCAATTGACAGATGCAATATTAGATATGATGAAAGCAGGAGAAAAAGTACTTGCTTATGACTTTAAAGGAAAAAGATATGATATAGGGAATAAGTTTGGACTTTTAAAGGCTAATATTGAATTTGGTTTAAGAAATGATGAAACAAAAGAGGAACTTTTAAACTATCTAAAAAATGATTTAAAATTAGATTAA